A part of Bufo bufo chromosome 7, aBufBuf1.1, whole genome shotgun sequence genomic DNA contains:
- the LOC121008800 gene encoding zinc finger BED domain-containing protein 5-like — protein sequence MRRQAEREGEKEIKESLPKTKTRKYDEAYVALGFTLTTVGDEERPVCLLCLKMLAADSMKPNKLSRRLKTLHPNHANKPLEFFQRKRVEYCKQSSRFLTATSVNQRALLASYKVAYQIAQCKKNHTIAEELILPAALDMVSVMLDEASAAKIKTIPLSNDTVARRINDIADDLNEQLVDKLKDKRFALQFDEAIDSNKDCLFIAYVRFEMPNSLCEDLLFCKYVRDRATAEELFKMLDCFLTENGLKWENCMGVCSDGAQTMAGMRKGLRTLIKKVSPNAEWTHCILHREALASRHLSSELNEVMTDIIGVVNLIKTRPLKTRVFSAICEEMGAEHQAVLFHSEARWLSQGKVLSRVFELREEIRMFLEQEHKYDVARKFSDVNFLMKLAYLSDIFGKLNELNLQFQGKNQHLPQATDKINSFTRKLAMWGRRLDEGSTVSFENLQEFVDTTDYDATSVIPYFKQHISSLIGFFTKYFPENSSQYDWVRDPFNAPAPTGFSLAEEEQLIEIPSDSILRLSFTSQTLSEFWLSVEKQYPLLGQRAVHILLPFVTSYLCEIGFSAVAALKSKYRSRLHIEKELRVAVSCFKPRFEKLCMAKHAHCSH from the coding sequence atGAGAAGACAGgcggagagagaaggagagaaggagatAAAAGAAAGTCTTCCGAAGACTAAGACGAGAAAATATGACGAGGCGTATGTAGCGCTTGGCTTCACTTTGACTACGGTGGGAGACGAGGAAAGACCGGTGTGCTTACTATGTCTAAAAATGTTGGCAGCGGACAGCATGAAGCCAAATAAATTAAGTCGTCGCTTAAAGACATTACACCCCAATCACGCTAATAAGCCGCTTGAGTTTTTTCAGCGAAAACGTGTTGAATATTGCAAACAATCATCCCGCTTTCTGACTGCTACTTCAGTAAACCAGCGAGCATTGTTGGCATCATATAAGGTGGCGTACCAAATTGCtcagtgcaaaaaaaaccacaCCATAGCAGAAGAGCTGATACTACCTGCAGCATTAGACATGGTCTCTGTCATGCTGGATgaagcaagtgctgcaaaaataaaaactatcCCTCTGTCAAATGACACCGTTGCTAGACGTATAAATGACATTGCTGACGATCTTAACGAACAGCTGGTAGATAAACTCAAGGATAAACGTTTTGCCTTACAATTTGATGAAGCAATTGACAGCAACAAAGACTGTTTGTTTATCGCTTATGTACGTTTTGAAATGCCAAATTCCCTGTGTGAGGATCTACTTTTTTGTAAATATGTCAGAGACAGAGCCACGGCTGAAGAGCTATTCAAAATGCTAGACTGCTTCCTGACTGAGAATGGGCTAAAGTGGGAGAATTGCATGGGTGTTTGCAGTGATGGTGCACAGACCATGGCAGGGATGAGAAAAGGACTTCGGACACTCATCAAGAAGGTCTCACCTAATGCTGAGTGGACACACTGTATTTTACATAGAGAAGCACTGGCATCAAGGCACCTTTCCTCTGAATTAAATGAGGTTATGACTGACATTATAGGAGTAGTCAATTTAATAAAGACCAGACCACTAAAAACAAGAGTTTTCTCTGCTATCTGTGAGGAGATGGGAGCTGAACATCAAGCTGTGCTGTTTCACAGTGAAGCAAGGTGGCTGTCACAAGGAAAAGTGTTGTCCCGAGTTTTTGAGCTCAGAGAGGAGATAAGAATGTTTTTGGAGCAGGAGCACAAGTATGACGTTGCAAGAAAGTTTAGTGATGTGAACTTTCTGATGAAACTTGCTTACCTGAGTGACATATTTGGAAAGCTCAATGAACTAAATCTACAGTTTCAGGGGAAAAATCAACACCTCCCTCAGGCCACAGACAAGATCAACTCTTTCACTCGAAAGCTTGCAATGTGGGGCAGGCGACTTGATGAAGGAAGTACCGTGTCATTTGAGAACTTGCAGGAATTTGTTGACACTACTGACTATGATGCCACCTCAGTGATTCCATATTTTAAGCAGCATATTTCATCACTGATAGGATTCTTTACAAAGTACTTCCCTGAAAACAGTTCCCAGTATGACTGGGTGAGAGATCCTTTTAATGCACCAGCTCCTACTGGTTTCAGTCTTGCAGAGGAGGAGCAGTTAATAGAAATCCCATCTGACTCCATATTGAGACTAAGTTTCACATCCCAGACACTGAGTGAATTCTGGCTGAGTGTGGAGAAGCAATATCCACTCTTAGGACAAAGAGCTGTGCACATTCTTCTTCCATTTGTAACTTCTTACTTGTGTGAGATTGGCTTCTCTGCTGTTGCTGCTCTGAAAAGCAAATACAGGTCTCGGCTACACATTGAGAAGGAGCTGAGAGTTGCTGTGTCCTGCTTCAAACCCCGCTTCGAAAAGCTATGTATGGCAAAACATGCTCATTGTAGCCATTAA